In Lachancea thermotolerans CBS 6340 chromosome H complete sequence, a single genomic region encodes these proteins:
- a CDS encoding CAP domain-containing protein (some similarities with uniprot|P47032 Saccharomyces cerevisiae YJL079C PRY1 Protein of unknown function, has similarity to Pry2p and Pry3p and to the plant PR-1 class of pathogen related proteins), translated as MNPLSVLGALLLLTSRALAATIALASEPAPAWITTRTTVFRTVRLSSTSAPRASSPLSVTTATTASATATLPSTTSSSFQTQILLEHNSYRALHHAPALTWSTQLASYAQNYANSYNCNGTLVHSGGSYGENLALGYNSSAAVAAWYNEVRLYNFKNPGFAEDTGHFSQLVWVSSKRLGCARVDCGDYYGQYTICSYDPPGNVAGQYKANVLKT; from the coding sequence ATGAACCCGCTGTCCGTCCTCGGGGCCCTGCTGCTATTGACATCCCGCGCGCTCGCCGCTACCATCGCGCTCGCCAGCGAGCCCGCGCCAGCGTGGATCACTACCAGAACCACCGTTTTTCGCACCGTGCGGCTGTCGTCCACCAGTgcgccgcgcgcctcgTCGCCGCTGTCGGTGACAACGGCAACCACAGCGTCGGCGACAGCGACGCTGCCCTCCACAACAAGTTCGTCTTTCCAGACCCAGATCCTTCTCGAGCACAACTCCTACCGCGCCCTTCACCACGCGCCTGCTCTCACCTGGTCGACGCAGCTCGCCAGCTACGCCCAGAACTACGCAAACTCCTACAACTGCAACGGCACACTGGTGCACTCTGGCGGGTCGTACGGGGAGAATCTCGCTTTGGGCTATAACTCCTCCGCGGCCGTCGCAGCCTGGTACAACGAGGTCCGGCTctacaacttcaagaacccGGGCTTCGCTGAGGACACCGGCCACTTCTCCCAGCTCGTGTGGGTCTCTTCCAAGCGTCTGGGCTGCGCCCGTGTTGACTGCGGCGACTACTACGGCCAGTACACGATCTGCAGCTACGACCCTCCTGGCAATGTGGCGGGCCAGTACAAGGCAAACGTCCTGAAAACATGA